A window of the Candidatus Zixiibacteriota bacterium genome harbors these coding sequences:
- a CDS encoding Smr/MutS family protein: MVVLLKVQLHNLCSVSYIQPGGRRIKCRGLCEKQADSEYQMTTDFDQPVEYPIDGTLDLHQFSPKETREVVMSYIDECLKRGIFNIRIVHGKGRGVQREIVHGVLKQHPSVASYRHEPGTGGGWGATVVDLKPS, encoded by the coding sequence ATGGTCGTACTCCTGAAGGTCCAGTTGCACAATCTGTGTTCAGTCAGCTATATACAGCCGGGCGGGCGCAGAATCAAGTGCCGTGGGCTGTGTGAGAAACAAGCGGATAGCGAGTATCAGATGACCACCGATTTCGATCAGCCCGTTGAGTATCCGATCGACGGGACCCTCGATTTGCACCAGTTTTCTCCAAAAGAAACTCGGGAGGTTGTGATGAGCTATATCGACGAGTGTCTGAAACGCGGCATTTTCAATATCCGCATCGTGCACGGCAAGGGCAGGGGTGTGCAGCGAGAGATAGTGCACGGTGTTTTGAAACAGCACCCGAGCGTGGCTTCGTATCGCCATGAGCCAGGTACTGGCGGCGGCTGGGGTGCGACTGTGGTCGATCTGAAACCGAGCTAA
- a CDS encoding PEP-CTERM sorting domain-containing protein, translating into MFRTKLLLPTVIVLAMPLAAVAVPLMTETITRDVYVAFDNHTYMYVSTVDFYQSQPDSYYDGVWIGNEIGLDQSLAWQHTLPPGLQVPPDAVTRAKLKIDGEYVDIRGNRIAIEDTWDWDPLEYRWHDNSIYDLASVDQAGFWNGGSLGVQVFAAEANLRLDEAVLMMDYTYAYSAVPEPAGVILLGLGLVAGVVYRKVHHA; encoded by the coding sequence GTGTTCAGGACAAAGTTGCTACTCCCCACCGTTATAGTACTCGCCATGCCTCTGGCTGCGGTCGCTGTGCCCCTGATGACCGAGACCATCACGCGTGACGTCTATGTCGCGTTCGATAACCACACCTACATGTACGTGTCTACGGTTGATTTCTACCAGAGCCAGCCGGATTCCTATTACGACGGCGTCTGGATCGGCAACGAGATCGGTTTGGATCAGTCGCTGGCCTGGCAGCATACCCTTCCGCCCGGATTGCAGGTTCCGCCCGATGCGGTAACCCGAGCCAAGCTCAAAATCGACGGCGAATACGTGGATATTCGCGGCAACCGGATCGCGATCGAGGATACTTGGGATTGGGACCCGCTTGAGTACCGTTGGCATGACAACAGCATTTATGATCTTGCGAGTGTCGATCAGGCCGGGTTCTGGAACGGCGGTTCCCTGGGAGTGCAGGTTTTCGCAGCCGAGGCTAACCTACGGCTCGACGAGGCAGTGCTTATGATGGATTACACCTACGCTTACTCCGCAGTGCCGGAGCCGGCCGGAGTGATCCTGCTGGGTCTGGGTCTGGTGGCGGGAGTAGTTTATCGCAAGGTCCATCACGCCTAA
- a CDS encoding DUF47 family protein produces MFRQLLPKTTNFFKFFEDHSRLSVEACRHLDAICNDSHELHVRASRIKAIEHEADFITHTCIDALHRTFITPIDRADIHRLITRQDDIIDSVDATASRMMLYDMTDMRPEVKLLTAGLVRASSDLAEAVQGLHRMKKQGEEIERLCRAVYDAEKEGDQVLRAALARLFKEEREAVVLIRWKEVFERLEKASDRCEEVANIVQGIVIEAS; encoded by the coding sequence ATGTTCAGGCAACTACTGCCCAAAACCACTAATTTCTTCAAGTTTTTCGAAGATCACTCCCGGTTGTCGGTGGAGGCCTGCCGGCATCTGGACGCTATTTGCAACGACTCGCACGAGCTGCATGTGCGAGCCAGCCGGATTAAAGCGATCGAGCACGAGGCGGATTTTATCACCCATACCTGTATCGACGCGCTTCACCGCACGTTTATAACCCCGATTGACCGCGCCGATATCCATCGGCTCATCACGCGGCAGGATGATATCATAGATTCGGTCGACGCAACCGCGTCGCGGATGATGCTCTATGACATGACCGACATGCGTCCCGAGGTCAAGCTGCTCACCGCCGGGTTGGTGCGGGCATCGTCCGATCTTGCGGAGGCGGTCCAGGGCCTGCACCGGATGAAGAAACAGGGGGAGGAAATCGAGCGCCTGTGCCGCGCCGTGTACGATGCTGAAAAGGAAGGTGATCAGGTGCTCAGGGCCGCCCTGGCCCGGCTCTTCAAAGAAGAGCGCGAGGCGGTGGTGCTGATCAGATGGAAAGAGGTGTTTGAACGCCTCGAAAAGGCCAGCGACCGATGTGAGGAGGTCGCCAATATCGTCCAAGGTATCGTGATCGAGGCCTCCTGA
- a CDS encoding DinB family protein, which translates to MLWINRKFEFSLPVEMFPNVLERLRGTPARLEEKLAGLPPDILTRKPGDKWSVQEQVGHLLDLEPLWHGRLADYRNGLKVLRPADIRNRPTTEANHNANSIGNILNAFRAERAKLVAEFEAFGIEGAGQSALYPRLNQPMRVIDGAFFVAEHDDHHLAKISALIRGDYLL; encoded by the coding sequence ATGCTCTGGATCAACCGCAAGTTCGAATTCAGCCTGCCGGTCGAGATGTTCCCCAACGTCCTGGAACGGCTCCGCGGCACTCCGGCCAGGCTTGAAGAAAAACTCGCCGGACTGCCACCGGATATTCTCACACGCAAACCCGGCGACAAATGGTCGGTCCAAGAGCAGGTCGGCCATCTGCTGGATCTCGAACCGCTCTGGCATGGGCGCTTGGCGGATTACCGAAACGGCCTCAAGGTCCTCCGCCCCGCTGATATTAGAAACCGCCCAACTACCGAGGCCAACCACAATGCCAACTCTATCGGGAATATCCTCAATGCCTTTCGGGCCGAACGGGCGAAACTGGTGGCCGAGTTTGAGGCGTTCGGAATCGAAGGAGCGGGACAATCGGCCCTTTACCCGAGGCTGAATCAGCCGATGCGGGTGATCGACGGGGCGTTTTTCGTGGCCGAACATGACGACCACCACCTGGCAAAAATCTCGGCCCTGATTCGCGGGGATTACCTTTTGTGA
- a CDS encoding inorganic phosphate transporter: protein MDPLWLIIIATVAIALLFDLINGFHDAANSIATVVSTRVLSPRVAVWWAAFFNFVAMFVFAPHVADTIAKIVKIDGSDSFYVYVVLAGLIGAIVWDLITWWVGLPTSSSHALIGGVAGAGLAYGGVHVIRWENIWKAAKFIPLAPLIGLVVGFAIMIAVYWIFRQWRPSDIDKLFRKGQLVSAALYSLGHGGNDAQKTMGIIMALLIAGGVFSPETELSLANPRTLWIILSCHLAMGLGTAFGGWRIVKTMGMKITKLKPVGGFCAETAGAATLFMATNMGIPVSTTHTITGAIVGVGATNKLSGIKWGVAGRIVWAWVLTIPASALIAAGCFYIIKALHAGF from the coding sequence TTGGATCCGCTCTGGCTGATCATAATTGCGACGGTTGCGATTGCGCTGCTGTTCGATCTGATAAACGGGTTTCACGACGCTGCCAATTCTATTGCCACGGTCGTATCCACGCGGGTGCTTAGCCCGCGTGTGGCGGTCTGGTGGGCGGCCTTTTTCAATTTCGTAGCGATGTTCGTTTTCGCTCCGCATGTCGCGGACACGATTGCCAAAATCGTCAAGATCGATGGCAGTGATTCGTTCTACGTTTATGTCGTTCTGGCGGGACTTATCGGAGCTATAGTCTGGGATTTGATCACCTGGTGGGTAGGCCTGCCGACAAGTTCCTCACACGCGCTGATCGGCGGTGTGGCGGGAGCCGGTCTGGCTTATGGGGGTGTGCACGTGATTCGCTGGGAGAATATCTGGAAAGCCGCGAAGTTCATTCCGCTTGCGCCACTGATCGGCCTGGTGGTTGGCTTTGCTATCATGATTGCCGTGTACTGGATCTTCCGCCAGTGGCGTCCGTCTGACATAGATAAGTTGTTTCGTAAAGGACAGCTCGTGTCGGCGGCGCTTTATTCGCTGGGACACGGCGGTAACGACGCTCAAAAGACCATGGGTATTATCATGGCGCTGCTGATCGCTGGTGGTGTTTTCAGCCCCGAGACGGAACTTTCTCTGGCGAATCCGCGCACGTTGTGGATCATACTTTCGTGTCACCTGGCGATGGGTCTCGGCACGGCCTTTGGCGGTTGGCGGATCGTCAAAACGATGGGGATGAAGATCACCAAGCTCAAGCCGGTGGGAGGATTCTGCGCCGAGACGGCCGGCGCGGCCACCCTCTTTATGGCCACCAACATGGGGATTCCGGTCTCCACAACGCACACGATCACCGGCGCCATCGTCGGCGTGGGTGCGACCAACAAACTATCTGGCATTAAATGGGGTGTGGCCGGAAGAATTGTCTGGGCCTGGGTGCTAACGATCCCGGCGAGCGCGCTGATTGCCGCGGGATGTTTCTATATTATTAAGGCGTTGCACGCGGGCTTCTGA
- a CDS encoding M3 family oligoendopeptidase → MSTTVRIPPAPRWDLDSIFPGGSSSPQFKAFCEKVRSLLADAGRQLQQLPEKLGPDSEEKWRDFMLLLQEILENAKLVKSFAGMLGAQDVSDSGAVAAESVADELFAEWNKLKSALEAHSLEQTDAAWEKLVTSEKLSPIRFFLDELREEAKSKMPVEQETLALDLAVSGYHAWNRLYDKLAGELRAEFPVDGQTRRISMGQLATKIADPDRNVRRLAFEKLTGAWDSVGDLAAMILNSMAGFRLSLYKARKWDSVLFEPLLQARMSREALDTMWAVVARENQKLLPYIEAKKALLGIDKYTWYDEFAPVGASERIYAFDEAIQFVVDNTRSFSPALSEFCRSAAEKRWIEAEDRPGKRAGAFCTGTGPLRQTRVFMTYAGSYDNLLTLAHELGHAYHNHVLRERPFFATLYPMPLAETASIFNELLVTDAALQSTDERGEKLMYLDQKLQSAYVLMCDIHCRYLFDCAFYDERRKGVLSRNQLNELMVQAQKQAYGRLLDESGYHPLFWASKLHFFLTDRPFYNYPYMVGYLFATGVYDRARKEGPSFAKKYVALLEDTGSMSTDDVARKHLGVDLKTEDFWQSAIDRALADVAEFVKLTGVNVR, encoded by the coding sequence ATGTCGACCACCGTCAGAATCCCACCGGCGCCGCGCTGGGACCTCGATTCCATCTTCCCCGGCGGCTCCAGCTCGCCCCAGTTCAAAGCCTTCTGCGAGAAAGTCCGCAGCCTTTTAGCTGACGCCGGACGGCAGCTGCAGCAGTTGCCCGAAAAGCTGGGGCCAGACTCGGAAGAGAAATGGCGGGACTTCATGCTGCTTCTGCAGGAAATCCTGGAGAATGCCAAACTGGTGAAGTCGTTTGCCGGTATGTTGGGAGCGCAGGACGTGAGCGACTCGGGCGCTGTTGCCGCCGAGTCGGTGGCCGACGAGTTGTTCGCCGAATGGAACAAGTTGAAATCGGCTCTCGAGGCGCACTCGCTTGAGCAAACCGACGCGGCCTGGGAGAAGCTTGTTACGTCCGAGAAGTTAAGCCCGATACGGTTCTTTCTCGACGAACTGCGCGAGGAAGCCAAGTCCAAGATGCCGGTCGAGCAGGAGACGCTGGCGCTTGATCTCGCCGTGAGCGGATATCATGCCTGGAACCGCCTGTACGACAAGCTGGCCGGAGAATTGAGGGCGGAGTTTCCGGTTGACGGCCAGACCCGCAGAATATCGATGGGCCAGTTGGCCACCAAGATAGCCGACCCGGACCGGAACGTGCGCAGGCTGGCGTTCGAGAAACTGACCGGCGCCTGGGATTCGGTCGGCGACCTGGCCGCGATGATTCTCAACTCGATGGCCGGGTTCCGTCTGTCGCTGTACAAAGCGCGTAAATGGGACTCGGTCCTGTTCGAGCCGCTCCTGCAGGCGCGGATGTCACGCGAAGCTCTCGACACCATGTGGGCCGTGGTCGCGCGGGAGAATCAGAAGCTGCTGCCTTATATCGAGGCCAAGAAGGCGCTGCTGGGAATCGACAAGTACACCTGGTACGACGAATTCGCACCGGTGGGTGCGTCCGAACGGATCTACGCGTTCGACGAGGCCATTCAGTTCGTGGTGGACAACACCCGATCGTTCTCGCCGGCGCTCTCCGAATTCTGCCGTTCGGCTGCGGAGAAGCGGTGGATCGAGGCCGAAGACCGCCCCGGCAAGCGGGCGGGCGCGTTCTGCACCGGCACCGGGCCGCTTCGGCAGACCCGTGTCTTCATGACCTACGCCGGCAGCTATGACAACTTGCTGACTCTGGCGCACGAACTGGGCCATGCCTACCACAACCACGTGCTCAGGGAGCGGCCGTTCTTTGCAACGTTATACCCGATGCCGCTCGCCGAAACGGCGTCGATTTTCAACGAACTCCTGGTAACCGACGCTGCCCTGCAATCGACCGACGAGCGCGGCGAGAAACTGATGTATCTCGATCAGAAACTCCAGTCGGCGTACGTGCTCATGTGTGACATACATTGCCGGTATTTGTTTGATTGTGCATTCTACGATGAGCGCCGGAAGGGAGTACTCAGCCGCAACCAGCTTAACGAGCTCATGGTACAGGCGCAGAAACAGGCGTATGGCAGACTGCTCGACGAATCCGGGTATCATCCGCTCTTCTGGGCCTCGAAGCTTCACTTCTTCCTGACCGACCGTCCGTTTTATAATTATCCCTACATGGTGGGGTACCTGTTCGCCACGGGAGTGTATGATCGCGCGCGCAAGGAGGGACCGTCGTTCGCGAAGAAGTATGTGGCGCTTCTTGAAGATACCGGTAGTATGTCCACTGATGATGTCGCCCGAAAGCATTTGGGTGTCGATTTGAAGACCGAGGACTTCTGGCAGTCGGCCATCGACCGTGCGCTGGCGGATGTGGCGGAGTTTGTCAAACTGACCGGCGTAAACGTGAGGTAG